Proteins encoded by one window of Camelus bactrianus isolate YW-2024 breed Bactrian camel chromosome 9, ASM4877302v1, whole genome shotgun sequence:
- the CD2 gene encoding T-cell surface antigen CD2 translates to MSLACNILASCLLLFTVSTKGAVSENKQVISGVLNHDISLDIPDFQMSDSIDDIQWSRSRTKVAQFKRNKTPQQIMDRYMILTNGTLKIKDLKSTDRDTYKVAVYDTQGKHVLDKLFDLKILEMVSKPVISWSCTNRTLICEAARVNGSKLELYINESKVREDQQIIKYKWNTKWKASVKCVSSNEVSKETNAMPIRCSEKGLDIYLIIGICGGGTVFLVFVALLIFYISKRKKQSRRRNDEELETGVNRVTPAEERGRKSYQIPGSTPPNPAMSQTPPTPGHRPQTPAHRPQAPAHRPGPPGPRVQHAQKKRPPPTPGTQGHQQKGPPLPKPRVQSKPLREAEENV, encoded by the exons ATGAGCCTCGCATGTAACATCTTAGCCAGCTGCCTTCTGCTTTTCACTGTTTCCACTAAAG gtgcAGTCTCTGAAAATAAGCAGGTCATCTCTGGTGTCCTGAACCATGACATCAGCCTGGACATTCCTGATTTTCAAATGAGTGATTCTATAGATGATATACAGTGGTCCAGAAGCAGAACCAAGGTCGCACAATTCAAAAGAAACAAGACACCTCAGCAGATAATGGACAGATACATGATATTAACAAATGGGACTCTGAAAATTAAAGATCTGAAGAGCACTGATAGAGACACCTACAAGGTAGCTGTATACGACACACAAGGAAAACACGTGCTGGACAAACTATTCGATTTGAAGATTCTAG agaTGGTCTCAAAACCAGTGATCTCCTGGAGTTGTACCAACAGAACCCTGATCTGTGAGGCAGCAAGAGTAAATGGCTCTAAATTAGAACTGTACATAAATGAGTCCAAGGTCAGGGAAGATCAGCAGATCATCAAATACAAGTGGAACACCAAATGGAAAGCATCCGTCAAGTGCGTGTCAAGTAACGAAGTCAGCAAGGAAACGAACGCGATGCCCATCAGGTGTTCAG AGAAAGGTCTGGATATCTATCTCATCATTGGCATTTGCGGAGGAGGCACCGTCTTCCTTGTCTTTGTGGCACTACTCATTTTCTACATCAGCAAGAGGAAAAAACAGAGCCGTAGGAGAAACG ATGAGGAGCTGGAGACAGGAGTGAACAGAGTGACCCCCGCCGAGGAAAGGGGACGGAAGTCCTACCAAATTCCAGGTTCAACTCCTCCAAATCCAGCCATGTCCCAAACTCCTCCAACACCTGGCCATCGTCCCCAAACACCTGCTCATCGCCCCCAGGCACCTGCTCATCGTCCCGGGCCTCCTGGCCCCCGTGTCCAGCACGCACAGAAAAAGAGGCCTCCTCCTACCCCAGGAACACAAGGTCACCAGCAAAaaggccctcccctccccaagcctcGAGTTCAATCTAAACCTCTCCGTGAAGCCGAAGAAAACGTGTAA